In one Pseudomonas sp. SCA2728.1_7 genomic region, the following are encoded:
- a CDS encoding fimbria/pilus outer membrane usher protein: MGAEAPAAVAGEAFNTLFLEGSSAVDLQPLLNANSVLPGRYRVDVFSNGTLVGRRDVDFAANPLNGKVEPRITLELLQQLGVDMRKLREQGLVDEQRPADHYDLASMIEQASISFDANRLRLNISVPQVAMARGMRGYVDPELWDDGVAAGFINYQLSSTRSKTDYSTQISNNLGLRNGINFGAWRLRNESNLSSATGRPNRFVSNRTFIQRDLTAIKGQLSAGEIFSDSDLFDSVRYQGVKVASDEGMRADSERGYAPIIRGVAETNAKIEVRQDNYILYTTNVPPGPFEISDIYPSGSNGDLEITIVEADGRRKVTRQAFSALPTMVREGQLKYSLSSGKFNNNSEGYDKPAFLGGTFAYGLTSNLTGIAGIQASNGFKALSVGAAKNTSIGAMSLDVTQSSSKAFGKTTQGSSVRALYAKTFTGTDTSFTLAAYRYSTEGYRTLTDHVQDTSTGATRRAGNAKTRTDLTVNQTLGEARQYGSLYLNASDQRYWDRGGSRSFSAGYNNNWRDLNYNISLSKTEEFGARGDTTHDTQLSVSISFPLGSTPRAPRAYISSNHQNTGTSTQAGINGYLTEDSDTYYSVQTGRSVQGDRSGSLSLSTRTAMGDLGLGYSRGSGYESQNLSAAGSIVAHAGGINMGQTVGETFAMVEVPGMSGVEVSSYSGVKTGLNGYAVLPNAQPYRVNWVTLDTRNLGGDIELDNATQQLVPRRGSVVLARFEGSKGRRIQFELYDAEGKPLPFGAVLMDAEGKQLALSDPTGKALALVTKDQGIITIKWQGKSCPAPYKLPERLKDLNYEHYRLSCSTSVDTSK; this comes from the coding sequence ATGGGTGCCGAAGCCCCGGCCGCGGTAGCGGGTGAAGCGTTCAATACCTTGTTTCTTGAAGGTTCATCGGCGGTCGATCTGCAACCTTTGTTGAATGCCAACAGCGTTCTGCCAGGCCGATATCGCGTTGACGTTTTCAGCAACGGCACGCTGGTCGGGCGTCGCGACGTTGATTTCGCGGCCAACCCGCTCAACGGCAAAGTCGAGCCACGTATCACCCTGGAATTGTTACAGCAGCTGGGTGTGGACATGCGCAAACTGCGTGAGCAAGGTCTGGTTGATGAGCAACGGCCTGCCGATCACTACGATCTTGCGTCGATGATCGAGCAAGCCAGTATCAGTTTTGACGCCAACCGCCTGCGCCTCAATATCAGCGTGCCGCAGGTTGCTATGGCACGCGGCATGCGCGGCTATGTTGACCCAGAGCTTTGGGACGATGGCGTGGCCGCCGGATTCATCAACTATCAGTTGAGCAGCACCCGCAGCAAAACCGATTACTCGACGCAAATCTCCAATAATCTGGGGCTGCGCAACGGCATCAACTTCGGTGCCTGGCGTTTGCGCAACGAGTCCAATCTGAGCAGTGCCACCGGCCGGCCCAATCGGTTTGTCAGCAATCGCACGTTCATCCAGCGCGACCTCACGGCGATCAAGGGGCAACTGAGTGCGGGTGAAATATTTTCCGATTCGGATCTGTTCGACAGCGTGCGCTATCAAGGCGTCAAGGTGGCCTCTGATGAGGGCATGCGCGCAGACAGCGAGCGCGGCTATGCGCCGATCATTCGTGGCGTGGCTGAAACCAATGCGAAGATCGAGGTCCGCCAGGATAACTACATTCTTTACACCACCAACGTGCCGCCGGGGCCGTTCGAGATCAGTGATATCTATCCATCGGGTTCCAATGGCGATCTGGAGATCACCATTGTCGAGGCGGATGGTCGGCGCAAGGTCACCCGGCAGGCGTTCTCCGCCTTGCCGACGATGGTGCGTGAGGGACAGTTGAAGTACAGCCTGTCGAGCGGCAAATTCAACAACAACAGCGAGGGCTACGACAAGCCGGCCTTCCTGGGCGGCACTTTCGCCTACGGTCTGACCAGCAACCTGACAGGCATTGCCGGCATTCAGGCCAGCAATGGTTTCAAGGCGCTTTCCGTCGGTGCGGCGAAGAACACTTCGATTGGCGCGATGTCGCTGGACGTGACGCAATCGTCCAGCAAGGCATTCGGTAAAACGACCCAGGGCAGCAGCGTACGCGCGCTCTATGCAAAGACCTTCACCGGCACCGATACCAGCTTCACCCTCGCCGCCTATCGTTATTCGACCGAGGGTTACCGCACGCTGACCGACCACGTTCAGGACACCAGCACCGGCGCTACGCGGCGCGCAGGTAACGCCAAAACCCGTACCGACCTCACGGTCAACCAGACCCTGGGCGAAGCGCGCCAGTACGGCTCGCTGTACTTGAATGCCAGTGATCAGCGCTATTGGGATCGCGGCGGCTCGCGCAGCTTCTCCGCCGGTTACAACAACAATTGGCGCGACCTGAACTACAACATCAGTTTGAGTAAAACCGAAGAGTTCGGCGCACGCGGTGACACCACTCACGACACCCAACTGAGCGTTTCGATCTCATTCCCGCTCGGATCGACACCTCGCGCACCTCGCGCCTATATTTCCAGCAATCATCAGAACACCGGCACCAGTACGCAAGCCGGGATCAATGGTTATCTGACTGAAGACAGTGATACCTACTATTCCGTACAGACCGGGCGCAGTGTGCAAGGTGATCGCTCCGGCTCACTCAGCCTGAGTACCCGGACAGCGATGGGCGATCTGGGATTGGGCTACAGCCGAGGCAGCGGTTATGAATCACAGAACCTGAGCGCGGCCGGATCGATCGTGGCTCACGCGGGGGGAATCAACATGGGCCAGACCGTCGGCGAAACATTCGCAATGGTGGAAGTGCCTGGTATGTCAGGGGTAGAAGTCAGCAGCTACTCCGGCGTGAAAACCGGCCTCAACGGCTATGCCGTCCTTCCAAACGCACAGCCCTATCGGGTGAATTGGGTGACGCTGGACACACGAAATCTCGGCGGTGACATAGAGCTGGACAACGCCACCCAACAACTCGTACCGAGACGAGGTTCAGTAGTGCTTGCGCGCTTCGAAGGCAGCAAAGGGAGACGGATCCAGTTCGAACTCTACGATGCCGAGGGCAAACCCCTCCCATTCGGAGCCGTATTGATGGACGCCGAAGGTAAACAACTGGCACTTTCCGACCCCACCGGCAAGGCGTTAGCGCTTGTTACCAAAGATCAAGGCATCATCACAATCAAGTGGCAGGGCAAGAGTTGCCCCGCCCCCTACAAGCTTCCAGAAAGGCTAAAGGATTTGAACTATGAGCATTACCGGCTTTCTTGCTCTACCAGCGTAGACACATCGAAATAA